One uncultured Carboxylicivirga sp. genomic window, CCACCTACACGGCATCCATCAGTATTGAATCTATGAATTCTGTTTTTGGTCCAACCACACCTTTAACCGATGACATTATTAAAATTAGCACTTTGAGTTTAGCCCATACAGAAAAAAAAACCGTATGGTCTGAAACATTATTTGAGAAGACACTTAATAGCTTAACCAATAAACAGGTTATTTCGCCTTTAGTGAATCAAAATAATCGTCTCCAAAAAAAAATAGAGGAGATCAAAAACAAACATAACTTTACTGAAGGAGAATCACTTTCATCACTAAGCAAACAATTATTTAATTCAATGATAGAAAAATATAATGGTAAAGTTGTTTTTGTCGATTTCTGGGCTACCTGGTGCAGACCATGTCACGACGGGATTAAAAGAATGATGCCATTAAAAGATGAAATGCAAAATGAAGATGTAGTATTCCTGTATATAACCAATGAAACTTCACCTTTGAGTACATATGAAAGTACAATACCGGATATAAAAGGTGAACATTACAGGATAACTACTGAGGAATGGAATATTCTTACTTCAAAGTTTAATATCACCGGTATACCCCACTATTTGTTAGTTGATAAGGAAGGAAAGGTGGTAAATAATTCAATGCCTTTCGACATCAATAATAACCAGCTTAAAACATTGCTGGAAGAGCAATTGGAGAAAACCAATTAACCAATGTAACGATTGGTCAATTATGATTAAGAGTAGTGCTTATTATGTACGCAGTGGCTGGTGCCAATTCTAGGCAGAAGTAAAACAGGCAGAAGGCATAAGCGAAGCTCGGTTATAGTTGAATGAGCTAAGACGCAAGTAATTTCCTGATGTGTCGATTGATCGATTTTCGATGAGGAGAATTGTGCAGTTCGGAATAAGACCGAAGCAATTCAATGATGTGAGGATTGTAACCAAATAAGCTGTTAATTTTAAGAGTACGGATGAAGAAGATAATCCGGAGGTAATCATAAATAGTTAATCAATCCTAAATCAATCTTTCGATCCGGTCTTTTTCATTATTTTCGCGCCTCGAACAAACTAATAAAACATGCTTGATTTTAAAATTGACGAAGCTAAATGTACGCAATGTTCATTATGCGCTAAGGAATGCCCTTCTTTGATTATTGATGGAAAAAACGGGATACCTGTTATAAAAGAAGGAAAAGAGAAAAACTGTATTAAATGTCAGCATTGTTTGGCAGTTTGCCCAACAGGCGCTCTTTCTATCTTTGGTAAGAATCCTGAAGACAGTATAGAAGTTACCAATGAGATACCTTCGGCTGAAGAAATGGAAAGAATGATAAAAACCCGTCGTTCTGTTCGTAAATTTAAAAAGGCAGAATTAGATGAATCAACTATCCAAAAATTGATTGAAAGTGCTGCTTTTGCTCCTACGGGTCACAATAAAAACCAGGTATTACTATCGGCAACCTATACCAGAGCCGAAATGGATAAAGTGCGCGAAGCTGTTTACAATGCCATTAAAAAAGCCAAAGAAGAAGGTAAAGTGGAAGGATCATTAGCAATGTATGGTGCTTTTCAGCAAGTATGGGAATCCAAAGGAATTGATGTCATCTTCCGCGACGCTCCACATCTGATAATTGCTACAGCTCCTGCAACAAACAGCAATAGTGTAGCCGACTGTGTAATTTCACTAAGTTATTTTGAGTTATTAGCCAACTCAATGGGTATTGGCACACTATGGAATGGCTTTTTAAAAGCAGTGATGGAAAATGTGGCAACCGAATTAAAAGGATTGTTTAATATTCCTGAAGATCATACCATTGGTTATATGATGGTATATGGATTGCCAGCTGTGAAATTTGCACGCTCGGTTCAGTCGGAAGGATTGCATTTGAATCGAATTCAGTTATAAGATAATTTCGAGGATCGGATCTTTATATTTAGAAAGCTATTAAGATCCGATCCTTACTTTATAAAACTCATTACTTTTCTTTCAACCAAAGATGACGCAAATTTACACTGATTAAATTCTGCCACGCGGAACAATGATTGAGTTCTGTGTAATTTGTGGTTTAATTTAATAATTGGCAATTAGTTAACTAAAGCATCGATAATCATTCTGACTGCAACATTCTTCAAAAGATATTCATACATACAGCCCTTCGAACTTTTGATTTACGTTGCTTATTTGCATAGCACATATGTACTTTGCTGCCACAGACGTCCCTAACAGGACTAGTAAAAATCAAATAATATGGATCGGATCTTTATTACCTTTTTTTTATAAAGATCCGATCCCTATTTTATTCGGAAGTCTGCCTCTGCAATGCAATATCATTCAGCGAAACGGAAGGATGGTGATTACGAGGTTTGCCTACCGATAACTTTTTGTATTCAATCACCGATCGTGAACAAAAGTGCAAACAGGCAAAACACTGATGACAATTATCTAACCATTCAACTTGTTTTCCGTTTAATCTAATATTTTGAAAAGGACAAACCTGCATACAATATCCGCATCGTATACAGCCAGCCCCAACCGTAAATAAGCTTTCTTTACATTCCTGCTTCTTTGATACTAAGAGCTTAAGATCACCTAAAATTGCAACTTCTTTGTCAAACTCATTTTTTAATTGAAGGATACTTTTACTTATTTTCAATACTTTTTCCTGTGCTTCGTGATAGACTGTTTTAGACTGTTTTATCTTTGATAATTTCACATAAGGAAAATGGGCAGCCACCATTGGAATACAATAACCGGCATTGAGTATTAAGCCTGCATCATTCAAGTATTTTTCAATCTGTGAAAGTGCATTTCCTATTTTTGGATTTGAACCTGTAACAATAACAAAGATGTATTCTGTATTTTCAAATTTTGCTTCCTTTATAAACTCCCTAATAATTCGAGGAACAGTCATAAAATGGAGTGGGAAGATAAAACCTACTCTTCGTGAAGTCACTTTTACTGGTTTCTTTTTTAGGCTCCCTATTATTGGTAAAAGTTCACTTCCTTCTATTTTATTTTTAATTGATCGGGCTACACTTAAACTATTACCGGTCCCCGAAAAGTAATACAAAGCTGTATCCATGAAACAAATTAGTTGTGGGGCAAATATACTTTTTAAATAGGTTTATGGAACATAGAGATTGACTTGCTAATGCTACTTATCTAATATATTTCTCCAATTACTTTTAACTCATTTCCATACCGGAAATAATCTTTGGTGAGTTGTAATTTATTATCAAGTTGCTCCAATTCTGAATAAAATTCCCGTTCAACAGGATTCGTTTCAATTACCTTATGCATCCCCCCGTTCTTAATAACAACACGTTTATCTGCCAAAAGAATAAGTAAAGGATCATGCGTAGCCATCAAAACAATCTTATCTTTCTTCACGAGCAAATCAAGCGACTTCTTTTTATTAACTCCAGCATTCTCAATTTCATCTATAAGCACAATAGGGGCCTGACCAATACATGCTACATCAGCAATCATCAAAGCTCTGGACTGACCACCGCTTAAAAAAGTAACAGGTGTTTCCGGTTGAAAAGGTTCTCCAGAAAGATCATTTGCCAGCTTAATAACCTCTTCAACCACCTCATCAACATTCATCATAAAATGGCTTTGAGCATGCATCCTCAGGAATTCAGTTACACTCATATCCATCACAAAATTCATATTCTGTGTGATTTGAGCAATCAGCTTCCCTCCCATTTGTGCGATTCTGCTATCATCAGGTGATTGTCCATTAATCAGCACAGTTCGCCCGGTTGGAGTATCTTTATTTGCCAACCATTCAATATCTGCCAACAGCCTACTTTTACCACAACCTGTTGGACCAACAATGCAGGTTATTTCACCGGGAAGTAGTTTAATACTAAATTTTTCAGGTTTTCCACTTTTATCAATTCCGGCCAGTACTTCAAGACTTTCGATAGACTGAACTGTTTGAGTCTCGTTTAAACCAATCATAAACTCCTCAAACATTTCTAATAGTAGTTGAGCATCAGTAGCCTGATCTTCGAAAAAAGACGATGGTAAACCGGTGACTATTTCAACAAAAGTCAAGCTATCATCCTCTATTTTGAGATTAAACGAAGCAAGAAATTCGCTTACCATTGGAAATTTATCCAGAAGTATTCCTATTGATTGATCTGTTCGTTTCTGCTCCATTACAACTTAATTTTACGATTTAATCCAATCTGAAAATCTTCACCTACACGGGTTTCACCCAGACAGTACGAGCATAATGCAGCGGGCATTGAAAAACGTAATTTCAGATTTTCTGAAGTTTCAAAATCATTGGCATTTACAACCAGTTTCGCTAAACGATCAGCACCTTGCCCGGTGATACCATTAATAAACAAAACCTTACATTTTGAATTAACCTGTTGAATCTTGAACCTAAAGACCTCACGTTCAGCTTGTGAAACCAGATCGCTTTTTGTTACCACGACAACATCAGCCATTTTAACCATAGGTCCGGTTTTTAACGGTGTATTAATACCACTTAGATTATCCAATACACAAACAGCCAACACCTCTTTTAAATGGGGGGCACAACGATTACAAAGTCCTGCACTTTCGGTAACCAAAACCTCAAAATTCTTTTCGCGCGCCCAAACAAAACATGCCTCTATATTGGAAACAAAATAATGATCTGGACATAAATTACCAGCCAGACCTGTTTGAGCAATAATTCCATTTCTGGCGTATTGCTCTTCATCCAAAGCACTCAGGCAATCAAACTTTATCACGCCACACCTATCTTTCAAATGCGGCAAACTCTCAATCATCTTTATTATAACCGAGGTTTTACCCGAAGAGGGTGGTCCGGAAACTGTTATCAGTTTTATTGCCATAAGCCTTATTTTTTTGTCCACACTTCCATAAAGGCTGTGCGAATATCGTCTTTTAAACTACCAATATCGTAGGATCTCAGAAAATCCCAACCCAGCCACTTAACTTCTTCCTTTAGATGGTCATTCTTACATTCAGGGTGAATGGATGGAAAATATCGGTCACACAATAACTCACCAGTTTCTTTACTCATTAAAAACCTGAGCAATGCTTCCTTTTCCTTTGCCTTGCCTTTTTTCACCAGTAAAAAAACCGGACTGGCAATAGCACCATCCTTTGGCCAAACTACTTTTACATTTTCATTCTTTATTCTTTTTGAAAAGAACCAGGGCATGACGTAAACAGCTGCCTCTCCGCCATTTCTATTATTAGCAGATTTAACCATCTCCGCAGGATGCATTCCATTTACAATATTTTTTGCGAAAGCACGAATCGCATCTAATCCACCATCCTTAAAAAACGGAAGCAAAACAGCATTACAAAAAAAGTCATCTTCACCACGCATAATAATACTGTTTTCAAACTCTGGCAATAAGAGATCAGACCATTGTTCAGGCATTTTACGATTACCCAACTTTACCTCATCCACCACCATAACCAGCATATTGGCTGTATACATCGTATAATATCCCTTTGGATCGGAATATTTAACTTTTTCAAGATATGAATTAAGTTCGTAAGGCTGATAGGTTTCAAAAGCTCCTTTTTCTATGAATTTTTCAACAAATGGTTTATGAAAAAAATTATTGATATCCGAAGCCATAATCACATCTGGCAATTCATCAACATCTTCAATACTGTCCAATAAAGGATAATACGACAATTCGTGATTAACATTACCTTCTATTAATATATTCAAATCATTAAACTGGTCGGGAAACTTTTGTAAATGCGACTCACAAAATTCTTTAAAAGGATTGCGCAAACCACAAGGCAACATTGCTGAAAAATCAAGACTGGATCTATCCAACTCCAATGACATTTCGTTTGTTATTTGCTCATTCAATGATTTAATAAAAAGATCGGGATCAATATTACTGGAAGAAAGAACAGTATGTAATCTGAGGAATTTTCCTATTTTCTGAAGATTCTCTTTCTTAAAATAGTTTCCCAATCCCTGTTTCTCTAATTCACTAATTATTTCAGGATAGGTTTCAGCAATTTGTAAAAGATTTTCATTTCCGCTAATCATAGAATTGGGTAATTAAATTATTTATTCCAGTGCTTTTCCATTATTTCCCCACAGATAACGTGCCTAATAATTATTGTTTTATTGAACAACTCTTTAGGACTCTGATTAAAGGCTATATAAAGTAATATAAATCTTTCCACTTAATTGGCGATCCTACATATTTGTAATATCTCTGCAATTTGTCTTATACAATTTTGTGCATAATAAAGAAGCCTGAGCAATAACGCCCAGGCCTCATCCTATTCATTGGTTTAGTTGTTATTTTTTATTCAGAATAGTTTCGATTTCATCCATAATACTGTTCATTGCAGCAATGGCTTGTTCAAAAGGTTCTGAAGTTGTCATATCAACACCTGCTTTCTTTAAAATCTCAATCGGAAAATCAGAACCTCCGGATGAGATAAACTCCATGTAACGTTCTTTAGCTCCCTTTTCACCAGCCAACACTTTTGATGCCAATGCCTGAGAAGCAACAAAACTTGTACTGTATTGGTAAACATAGAAACTCATGTAAAAATGAGGAATAGCAGCCCATTCAATTCCGATGTTATCTTCAACCATACAAACCCCTTTATCGTGTCCGTAATACTTACGACAAATATCGCTGTATAATTCAGTGAATTTCTGTCCGGTTAATGGCACACCTTGTTCAGCCATTTCATGAATTTTCAATTCAAATTCAGCAAACTGAGTCTGGCGGAATAAGGTTCCTTTAAAGCCATCCAACATGCTCATTAAGAGAGATAACTTCAAACCATCATCTTTAAGTTTCTCCTGCATCATATCATTTAACAAAACCTCGTTAAAAGTAGAAGCTACTTCGGCAACAAAAGTTGCATAATGAGATGTGGCGAAAGGTTGTGTTTTATTAGAATAATAGCTATGCATAGTGTGTCCCAACTCATGAGCCAATGTACTTACCTCGTTATATTGATCGGTATAGTTCATTAAAATGTATGGATGAACATCATATGCAGCACCGTTAGAATATGCCCCACTTCTTTTACCAGTGTTTGGATAAACATCAATCCAACGGTTATCAAAAGCTTGCTTTACAACACTTATATACTCTTTTCCAAGAGGTTTAAAAGCATTTAAGATTAATTCCTGCGCTTCGTCGTAAGTATATTTTAACTCTACACCCTTAACTGTTGGGGCATAAATATCTGAATACTTTAAAGTATCAACACCCAACATACGTTTCTTCAATTCGAGATAACGGTGGAAAGTAGGCAAGTTTTTATTCACATTCTCAATTAACGAATGATATACCTCAACCGGAATATTATTAGGTTTTAACGCTGATTCCAACGCTGATTCATAATTGCGTGATTTGGCACCAAACACATCTACCTTAATATTTCCATTTAAAAGTTCCCCATAAGTCCCTTCAAACTTCAAATAGTTGTCCCAATAGATCTTAGTAGCTTTTTCGCGATCTTCTCTGTTAGCAGATGCTCTTTGAACACTAAAAGCAGTGCGGTTTAATTCAATCTCTTCACCATTACTTAAGGTCATATTCTCCCAAGGCATTTCGGCATTACTAAAAACATTGAAAGCAGAATTTGCCGTTCCGGTTATCATACCGGTTTTAGCCATTAAAGCCTCTTCAAGATCTGATAAAGTATGCTTTTTCATACGGGAAATATCTTCAAGAT contains:
- a CDS encoding nitroreductase family protein; the protein is MLDFKIDEAKCTQCSLCAKECPSLIIDGKNGIPVIKEGKEKNCIKCQHCLAVCPTGALSIFGKNPEDSIEVTNEIPSAEEMERMIKTRRSVRKFKKAELDESTIQKLIESAAFAPTGHNKNQVLLSATYTRAEMDKVREAVYNAIKKAKEEGKVEGSLAMYGAFQQVWESKGIDVIFRDAPHLIIATAPATNSNSVADCVISLSYFELLANSMGIGTLWNGFLKAVMENVATELKGLFNIPEDHTIGYMMVYGLPAVKFARSVQSEGLHLNRIQL
- a CDS encoding EFR1 family ferrodoxin (N-terminal region resembles flavodoxins. C-terminal ferrodoxin region binds two 4Fe-4S clusters.) — encoded protein: MDTALYYFSGTGNSLSVARSIKNKIEGSELLPIIGSLKKKPVKVTSRRVGFIFPLHFMTVPRIIREFIKEAKFENTEYIFVIVTGSNPKIGNALSQIEKYLNDAGLILNAGYCIPMVAAHFPYVKLSKIKQSKTVYHEAQEKVLKISKSILQLKNEFDKEVAILGDLKLLVSKKQECKESLFTVGAGCIRCGYCMQVCPFQNIRLNGKQVEWLDNCHQCFACLHFCSRSVIEYKKLSVGKPRNHHPSVSLNDIALQRQTSE
- a CDS encoding ATP-binding cassette domain-containing protein; this encodes MEQKRTDQSIGILLDKFPMVSEFLASFNLKIEDDSLTFVEIVTGLPSSFFEDQATDAQLLLEMFEEFMIGLNETQTVQSIESLEVLAGIDKSGKPEKFSIKLLPGEITCIVGPTGCGKSRLLADIEWLANKDTPTGRTVLINGQSPDDSRIAQMGGKLIAQITQNMNFVMDMSVTEFLRMHAQSHFMMNVDEVVEEVIKLANDLSGEPFQPETPVTFLSGGQSRALMIADVACIGQAPIVLIDEIENAGVNKKKSLDLLVKKDKIVLMATHDPLLILLADKRVVIKNGGMHKVIETNPVEREFYSELEQLDNKLQLTKDYFRYGNELKVIGEIY
- a CDS encoding GTP-binding protein; this translates as MAIKLITVSGPPSSGKTSVIIKMIESLPHLKDRCGVIKFDCLSALDEEQYARNGIIAQTGLAGNLCPDHYFVSNIEACFVWAREKNFEVLVTESAGLCNRCAPHLKEVLAVCVLDNLSGINTPLKTGPMVKMADVVVVTKSDLVSQAEREVFRFKIQQVNSKCKVLFINGITGQGADRLAKLVVNANDFETSENLKLRFSMPAALCSYCLGETRVGEDFQIGLNRKIKL
- a CDS encoding ABC transporter substrate-binding protein — translated: MISGNENLLQIAETYPEIISELEKQGLGNYFKKENLQKIGKFLRLHTVLSSSNIDPDLFIKSLNEQITNEMSLELDRSSLDFSAMLPCGLRNPFKEFCESHLQKFPDQFNDLNILIEGNVNHELSYYPLLDSIEDVDELPDVIMASDINNFFHKPFVEKFIEKGAFETYQPYELNSYLEKVKYSDPKGYYTMYTANMLVMVVDEVKLGNRKMPEQWSDLLLPEFENSIIMRGEDDFFCNAVLLPFFKDGGLDAIRAFAKNIVNGMHPAEMVKSANNRNGGEAAVYVMPWFFSKRIKNENVKVVWPKDGAIASPVFLLVKKGKAKEKEALLRFLMSKETGELLCDRYFPSIHPECKNDHLKEEVKWLGWDFLRSYDIGSLKDDIRTAFMEVWTKK
- the pepF gene encoding oligoendopeptidase F, with translation MKRFTKPFMMVILALAATLPLQAQQERSAVEDQYKWDLTPVYESDEVWEQKLEEFKEEMKKISDFKGTLGVSADKLLAYMTYSDNLMKEGYRLYIYASLKSDMDLRDMDNMARTKKIREVFINFSQLASFVSPELAAISDETIQKFLKEEPKLEIHRLDLEDISRMKKHTLSDLEEALMAKTGMITGTANSAFNVFSNAEMPWENMTLSNGEEIELNRTAFSVQRASANREDREKATKIYWDNYLKFEGTYGELLNGNIKVDVFGAKSRNYESALESALKPNNIPVEVYHSLIENVNKNLPTFHRYLELKKRMLGVDTLKYSDIYAPTVKGVELKYTYDEAQELILNAFKPLGKEYISVVKQAFDNRWIDVYPNTGKRSGAYSNGAAYDVHPYILMNYTDQYNEVSTLAHELGHTMHSYYSNKTQPFATSHYATFVAEVASTFNEVLLNDMMQEKLKDDGLKLSLLMSMLDGFKGTLFRQTQFAEFELKIHEMAEQGVPLTGQKFTELYSDICRKYYGHDKGVCMVEDNIGIEWAAIPHFYMSFYVYQYSTSFVASQALASKVLAGEKGAKERYMEFISSGGSDFPIEILKKAGVDMTTSEPFEQAIAAMNSIMDEIETILNKK